Proteins encoded together in one Paracidovorax wautersii window:
- the rpsB gene encoding 30S ribosomal protein S2, with translation MSVTMREMLEAGVHFGHQTRFWNPKMAPYIFGHRNKIHIINLEKTLPLFQDAQKFAKQLAANRGTILMVGTKRQAREILATEAQRAGVPYVDQRWLGGMLTNFKTVKTSIKRLKDMKAQLETGLDSLSKKEQLTFTREIAKLERDIGGIQDMTALPDAIFIIDVGFHKIAVAEAKKLGIPLIGVVDSNHSPEGIDYVIPGNDDSAKAVTLYARGIADAIIEGRANAVTDVVKAVKEGSDEFVEVEETAA, from the coding sequence ATGTCCGTCACCATGCGCGAAATGCTGGAAGCCGGTGTCCACTTCGGCCACCAAACCCGCTTCTGGAACCCCAAGATGGCCCCGTACATCTTCGGCCATCGCAACAAGATCCACATCATCAACCTGGAAAAGACGCTGCCGCTGTTCCAGGACGCCCAGAAGTTCGCCAAGCAGCTGGCTGCCAACCGCGGCACGATCCTGATGGTCGGCACGAAGCGCCAGGCCCGCGAAATCCTGGCCACCGAAGCGCAGCGCGCCGGCGTGCCCTATGTCGACCAACGCTGGCTCGGCGGCATGCTGACCAACTTCAAGACGGTCAAGACCTCCATCAAGCGCCTGAAGGACATGAAGGCCCAGCTGGAAACCGGCCTGGACAGCCTGAGCAAGAAGGAACAGCTGACGTTCACCCGCGAAATCGCCAAGCTCGAACGCGACATCGGCGGCATCCAGGACATGACCGCTCTGCCCGACGCCATCTTCATCATCGACGTGGGCTTCCACAAGATCGCCGTGGCCGAAGCCAAGAAGCTGGGCATTCCGCTGATCGGTGTGGTGGACTCCAACCACTCGCCCGAAGGCATCGACTACGTGATCCCCGGTAACGACGACTCGGCCAAGGCCGTGACGCTGTACGCCCGCGGCATCGCCGACGCCATCATCGAAGGCCGCGCCAACGCCGTGACCGACGTGGTCAAGGCTGTGAAGGAAGGTTCGGACGAATTCGTGGAAGTGGAAGAAACCGCTGCCTGA
- a CDS encoding amidase, whose translation MHPTLETLRRRIAAGQARADEEMERSIAAAQSPVCAAVFRQTLFGSARQEASQPGVQQLPLAGLAVSVKDLFDMQGLATGAGSTIRAAEPPAAADSPAVARLRQAGAAFIGRTHMVEFAFSGVGVNPHFGTPAAHDGRHGALPGPARVPGGSSSGAAVSVATGAAHIALGSDTGGSIRIPAALNGIVGFKNTARRVPTEGAVPLSTTLDTACALTRSVGDAIVAHEILSARRVVRSPAALPAWRLAVPTHTFLDGLEPAVATAFERTIGTLRRSGAQITEVPLHATEQLAEVNATGGFSAAESYAWHRHLLARHRDRYDPRVRARIERGAQMTAADYIDLLHARRGWIARMEADMQGFDAFLSPTVPLTAPPLADVAPADGADPAADARRDAEFARVNGLLLRNTSVVNVLDGCALSLPCHLPGELPVGLMVWQGAMRDDAVLAVGLLIEKVLQKQ comes from the coding sequence ATGCACCCCACCCTTGAGACGCTCCGCCGCCGGATCGCGGCCGGGCAAGCCCGTGCCGACGAGGAAATGGAGCGGTCGATCGCCGCTGCGCAGTCGCCCGTCTGTGCCGCGGTGTTCCGGCAGACGCTGTTCGGCAGCGCTCGCCAGGAGGCCTCGCAACCCGGCGTGCAGCAGTTGCCGCTGGCCGGCCTGGCGGTGTCCGTCAAGGACCTCTTCGACATGCAGGGCCTGGCGACCGGGGCCGGCTCCACGATCCGCGCAGCGGAGCCGCCCGCCGCGGCGGACAGCCCGGCCGTCGCCCGGCTGCGGCAGGCCGGCGCCGCCTTCATCGGCCGCACGCACATGGTGGAGTTCGCCTTTTCCGGCGTGGGCGTGAATCCGCACTTCGGCACGCCCGCGGCCCACGATGGACGCCACGGCGCCCTGCCCGGCCCGGCCCGCGTGCCGGGCGGCTCGTCGTCGGGCGCTGCGGTGTCGGTGGCCACCGGCGCTGCGCACATCGCACTGGGTTCCGACACGGGCGGCTCCATCCGCATTCCGGCGGCGCTCAACGGCATCGTCGGCTTCAAGAACACGGCGCGGCGGGTGCCGACCGAGGGCGCGGTGCCGCTGTCCACCACGCTCGACACGGCCTGCGCACTGACCCGCTCGGTGGGCGATGCCATCGTGGCGCACGAGATCCTGTCCGCGCGGCGCGTGGTGCGCAGTCCCGCCGCGTTGCCGGCCTGGCGCCTGGCCGTGCCGACGCACACCTTTCTCGACGGTCTGGAGCCCGCCGTCGCCACCGCGTTCGAGCGGACCATCGGCACGCTGCGGCGCTCCGGCGCCCAGATCACCGAGGTCCCCCTGCACGCCACGGAGCAGCTGGCCGAAGTGAACGCCACCGGCGGCTTCTCGGCCGCCGAGAGCTATGCCTGGCACCGCCATTTGCTGGCGCGCCACCGCGACCGGTACGACCCACGGGTGCGCGCCCGCATCGAGCGTGGGGCACAGATGACGGCCGCCGATTACATCGACCTGCTGCACGCGCGGCGGGGCTGGATCGCCCGCATGGAGGCCGACATGCAGGGCTTCGACGCCTTCCTGTCGCCGACCGTCCCCCTCACCGCTCCGCCCCTTGCGGACGTGGCACCGGCCGACGGCGCCGACCCCGCGGCCGACGCCCGGCGCGACGCTGAGTTCGCTCGCGTCAACGGCCTGCTGCTGCGCAACACCAGCGTGGTCAACGTCCTCGACGGCTGCGCACTGTCCCTGCCCTGCCACCTGCCCGGCGAACTGCCGGTGGGCCTGATGGTCTGGCAGGGTGCCATGCGGGACGATGCCGTGCTCGCCGTTGGCCTGCTGATCGAGAAGGTACTACAAAAACAATAG
- a CDS encoding NAD(P)H-hydrate dehydratase, translating to MRRITADQPHPLHDTAATRRLESTAAAQLPPGTLMQRAGTAVGRLALALAPHARTVWLACGPGNNGGDGLEAARHLRLAGRQVAVTWLGTPDAAPADARRAWERARQAGVVFTDGPPASLGPQDLCVDALLGIGLSAAARRGGTGARLQHLLAALHASPAPVLCVDLPSGLLADTGRFAEGWAPATPARHAPRRTLSLLTLHPGLFTAAGRDAAGEVWFDDLQVDAAAEAPCALLSAPPRPAGRAHDSHKGSYGDLAVVGGEGLPARGMGMTGAALLAASAALHAGAGRVMLSLLDGGLMTHDAQQPECMLRRFDALALEDLTVVCGCGGGLAVRPVLPAVLQHAARLVLDADALNAVAEEPALQALLHDRSARGQPTVLTPHPLEAARLLGCSTADIQADRLAAAHALAQRYQSTVVLKGSGSVVAAPGETPRINPTGNARLAAGGTGDVLAGLTGARLAAAPPGTQGAFDAAVHACWEHGHAADAWPEDRALTASALARALLPA from the coding sequence ATGCGCCGCATCACCGCCGACCAGCCCCATCCCCTGCATGACACGGCCGCCACCCGGCGCCTGGAATCCACTGCCGCTGCGCAGTTGCCGCCCGGCACGCTGATGCAGCGCGCCGGCACGGCCGTGGGCCGACTCGCTTTGGCGCTCGCGCCCCATGCCCGCACGGTCTGGCTGGCCTGCGGGCCCGGCAACAACGGCGGAGACGGACTGGAAGCGGCCAGGCATCTGCGTCTGGCGGGCCGCCAGGTCGCCGTGACGTGGCTGGGCACGCCCGACGCCGCCCCCGCCGACGCCCGCCGGGCCTGGGAGCGTGCCCGGCAAGCGGGCGTCGTCTTCACCGACGGGCCGCCGGCCTCCCTCGGCCCGCAGGACCTCTGTGTGGACGCGCTGCTCGGCATCGGCCTGTCCGCGGCTGCCCGGCGGGGCGGCACGGGCGCGCGCCTGCAGCACCTGCTGGCAGCGCTGCACGCCAGCCCCGCGCCCGTGCTGTGCGTGGACCTGCCCTCCGGGCTGCTGGCGGACACGGGACGGTTCGCCGAAGGATGGGCTCCCGCCACTCCCGCACGCCACGCGCCGCGGCGCACGCTGAGCCTGTTGACCCTGCACCCTGGCCTGTTCACGGCCGCTGGGCGGGACGCGGCGGGCGAGGTGTGGTTCGACGACCTGCAGGTCGATGCCGCGGCCGAAGCCCCATGCGCCCTGCTTTCCGCTCCGCCCCGGCCGGCCGGGCGGGCGCACGACAGCCACAAGGGCAGCTATGGCGACTTGGCCGTGGTGGGCGGCGAAGGCCTGCCGGCCCGCGGCATGGGCATGACCGGCGCCGCGCTGCTGGCCGCCAGTGCCGCGCTGCACGCGGGTGCCGGCCGGGTGATGCTGTCTCTCTTGGACGGCGGCCTGATGACCCACGACGCGCAGCAGCCCGAATGCATGCTCCGCCGCTTCGATGCCCTGGCGCTGGAAGACCTCACCGTCGTCTGCGGATGCGGTGGCGGCCTGGCCGTGCGCCCCGTGCTGCCCGCCGTGCTCCAGCATGCGGCGCGCCTGGTGCTGGATGCCGACGCCCTTAACGCCGTGGCCGAGGAGCCCGCGTTGCAAGCCCTGCTGCACGACCGGTCAGCGCGCGGCCAACCCACCGTGCTGACCCCGCATCCGCTGGAAGCCGCGCGCCTGCTGGGCTGCAGCACGGCGGACATCCAGGCCGACCGGCTGGCAGCAGCGCACGCGCTGGCGCAGCGCTACCAAAGCACGGTGGTCCTCAAGGGCTCGGGCAGCGTGGTGGCCGCGCCGGGCGAAACGCCCCGCATCAACCCCACGGGCAACGCCCGGCTCGCCGCGGGAGGAACCGGCGACGTGCTGGCGGGACTGACCGGCGCGCGCCTGGCGGCCGCACCGCCGGGAACCCAGGGAGCGTTCGACGCCGCAGTGCATGCCTGCTGGGAGCATGGCCATGCAGCGGATGCCTGGCCTGAGGATCGGGCACTGACCGCCTCGGCCCTGGCGCGTGCGCTCCTGCCTGCCTGA
- a CDS encoding MlaD family protein, which translates to MNDATRDPAPPQPPPPEDLLRPVAHLHAKAGALLLFTLALVLGSALYLLYARGAFEATQSLVLTADDSEGVSVGMDMTFSGFPIGRVRRIELAPDGNVRILIDVPRKDAHWLRESSVFTLVRGIVGGTTIKAYSGILTDPPLAEGAERPVLRGDATAEIPQLMAAARELLGNLNAMTSQDSPLGGTMAQVRTLTERLNGPGGALNVLMGSETDAKKIVATLDRTNQLLARIDGMAAKADRQVFGAGADAGLMADVRATVVQLNGVLADTRQSLAKVDAVLAEAQAIGANAREATTDLGTLRAEVESSLRKVDGLVNDIQRKWPFARDTELKLP; encoded by the coding sequence ATGAACGACGCCACCCGAGACCCCGCGCCCCCCCAGCCGCCGCCGCCCGAGGACCTGCTGCGCCCCGTGGCACATCTGCATGCCAAGGCGGGGGCGCTGCTGCTGTTCACGCTGGCGCTGGTGCTGGGCTCTGCGCTGTATTTGCTCTATGCCCGCGGCGCCTTCGAGGCCACCCAAAGCCTGGTGCTGACTGCGGACGATTCCGAAGGCGTGTCGGTGGGCATGGACATGACCTTTTCCGGCTTTCCCATCGGCCGGGTGCGCCGTATCGAACTCGCGCCCGACGGCAATGTGCGCATCCTGATCGACGTGCCGCGCAAGGATGCGCACTGGCTGCGCGAGTCCAGCGTGTTCACGCTGGTGCGCGGCATCGTCGGCGGCACGACCATCAAGGCCTACAGCGGCATCCTGACCGACCCGCCTCTGGCCGAGGGGGCCGAGCGACCGGTGCTGCGCGGCGACGCCACCGCCGAGATCCCGCAGCTCATGGCCGCGGCCCGCGAGCTGCTGGGCAACCTGAACGCGATGACGTCGCAGGACTCCCCCCTGGGGGGCACCATGGCCCAGGTGCGCACCCTGACCGAGCGGCTCAACGGCCCCGGCGGCGCTTTGAATGTGCTGATGGGCAGCGAGACCGATGCCAAGAAGATCGTCGCCACGCTCGATCGCACCAACCAGTTGCTGGCGCGCATCGACGGCATGGCCGCCAAGGCGGACCGCCAGGTGTTCGGCGCAGGCGCCGATGCGGGGCTGATGGCCGACGTGCGCGCCACCGTGGTCCAGCTCAACGGCGTGCTGGCGGACACGCGGCAAAGCCTGGCCAAGGTGGACGCCGTGCTGGCCGAGGCCCAGGCCATTGGCGCCAATGCCCGCGAGGCCACCACCGACCTGGGCACGCTGCGGGCCGAGGTCGAGTCCAGCCTGCGCAAGGTGGACGGTCTGGTGAACGACATCCAGCGCAAATGGCCCTTTGCGCGCGACACGGAGCTGAAGCTGCCATGA
- a CDS encoding ABC transporter permease — protein sequence MIAGLSPAPLTDRLWRTARRWAVAWWRILYLGAVVLVLMLSPSSYGHATRWRLARHMYRDTAPILLGFTVLAALISLVITRIVVVTALSYGLSRYALEMVIRVLVLELIPLTAALFVAMRATIPNGTQLALMRQAGRLQALRDQGADPIRIELLPRVVAGIYASITLAALSCVVALVMAYLGVYGFNTAELPGYTRMFGQVFTPQITLLFALKTLFFSLAVALIPMAAGWYETDRPARAMQPDSELGGLARMFAVLLLIEIASLMGNYY from the coding sequence ATGATTGCCGGCCTGAGTCCCGCCCCGCTGACCGACCGCCTCTGGCGCACCGCCCGGCGCTGGGCGGTGGCGTGGTGGCGCATCCTGTATCTGGGGGCCGTCGTGCTGGTGCTGATGCTGTCGCCGTCCAGCTACGGCCATGCCACGCGCTGGCGCCTGGCGCGCCACATGTACCGCGACACGGCGCCCATCCTGCTGGGCTTCACGGTGCTGGCGGCGCTCATCAGCCTGGTGATCACGCGCATCGTGGTGGTGACGGCGCTGAGCTACGGCCTGTCGCGCTACGCGCTCGAAATGGTCATCCGCGTGCTGGTGCTGGAGCTGATCCCGCTGACGGCGGCGCTCTTCGTGGCCATGCGCGCCACCATCCCCAACGGCACGCAGCTGGCGCTGATGCGGCAGGCCGGCCGGCTGCAGGCGCTGCGCGACCAGGGCGCCGACCCGATCCGCATCGAGCTGCTGCCCCGCGTCGTGGCCGGCATCTACGCCAGCATCACCCTCGCCGCGCTGTCGTGCGTGGTGGCGCTGGTGATGGCCTACCTGGGCGTGTACGGTTTCAACACGGCTGAGCTGCCCGGCTATACCCGCATGTTCGGCCAGGTATTCACGCCGCAGATCACGCTGCTGTTCGCGCTCAAGACGCTTTTCTTCAGCCTGGCCGTGGCGCTCATCCCCATGGCCGCCGGCTGGTACGAGACCGACCGGCCGGCGCGTGCGATGCAGCCCGATTCCGAACTCGGCGGCCTGGCCCGCATGTTCGCCGTGCTGCTGCTGATCGAGATCGCCTCGCTGATGGGCAACTACTACTGA
- a CDS encoding Cd(II)/Pb(II)-responsive transcriptional regulator produces MSVQSPQHRIGDAARLSGVSAANIRYYEKEGLLPAQARAGNQYRLYNDEEVHRLRFIRLCRAMDMSLDEVRTLLALDATSAEADHAACDTLDEHLQHVRTRLMELQTLEQELLSLRGRCSGAGAHCLVIEALHQRADAQPVSSPAPAAKRHV; encoded by the coding sequence GTGTCCGTCCAAAGCCCCCAACACCGTATCGGAGATGCCGCCCGCCTGTCCGGCGTGTCCGCCGCCAACATCCGCTACTACGAGAAGGAAGGCCTGCTGCCGGCGCAGGCGCGGGCCGGCAACCAGTACCGGCTGTACAACGACGAAGAGGTGCACCGGCTGCGCTTCATCCGCCTGTGCCGGGCCATGGACATGTCGCTGGACGAGGTGCGTACGCTGCTGGCGCTGGATGCGACCAGCGCCGAGGCCGACCACGCCGCCTGCGACACGCTGGACGAACACCTGCAGCACGTGCGCACCCGCCTGATGGAGTTGCAGACGCTGGAGCAGGAACTGCTGTCGCTGCGCGGGCGCTGCAGCGGTGCCGGCGCGCACTGCCTCGTGATCGAGGCGCTGCACCAGCGCGCAGACGCGCAGCCTGTCTCGTCCCCGGCGCCTGCCGCCAAGCGACACGTCTAG
- a CDS encoding heavy metal translocating P-type ATPase produces MTDHSHRHAHAGHPHPAPAGSADTPITAASLPAAIPARSGKPRIEVSCCGGGGCAAPAPSAPKTAHAPAEHGHAHDHGAAGAPAAHDDHDGHDHGALPGWGRIGAALVAALGAELLHLAAPDTAVWHYGGMALAAAAILLAGLGIYRSGWKSLLRGQLGISALMAVAVTGAFLIGQWPEAAMVMALYALAERIEERAVGRARDAIGALLALSPDEADMQQPDGQWRTVAAAEVPVDAIVRVRPGGRVPLDGVVTAGRSAVDESSVTGESLAVDKAPGDKLYAGTLNAQSELELRVTAATGHTTLDRIIRAVEEAQGARAPTQRFVDRFAAVYTPAVFVLALGVAVGAPLLLGWTWLDAIYRALVLLVIACPCALVLATPVTVVSGLAAAARRGILIKGGNWLELARGVRAVAFDKTGTVTAGRPVLVGQQTLGDDSARDVAAALAGRSDHPVSLAIAAGLAAQDAAAHEPLAVQDFTALPGRGVQAHVGGGLWWLGNRRLMQERGLWNDTVEAAAARHESQGRSVTLLADTTAVRALYAVSDTLRPQARDAVADLRALGIVPVMLTGDHAAAAQAAAREAGIDEVQASLLPEQKLAAIAALQQKHGMTAMAGDGINDAPALAKADIGFAMGGAGTDVAMETADVVIMNDDLRRVAETVRLSRRTHAVLMQNIALALGIKLVFFGLALAGQATMWMAVFADMGASLLVVGNGLRMLRAERPEATLSKQEHAAPAA; encoded by the coding sequence ATGACGGACCACAGCCACCGCCACGCGCACGCCGGCCACCCGCACCCCGCCCCCGCGGGCAGCGCCGACACGCCGATCACCGCCGCCTCTCTGCCTGCCGCCATCCCAGCGCGCAGCGGCAAGCCGCGCATCGAGGTGTCGTGCTGCGGCGGCGGGGGCTGCGCGGCGCCCGCCCCGTCTGCCCCAAAGACAGCCCACGCCCCGGCAGAGCATGGGCATGCCCACGACCACGGAGCAGCGGGTGCCCCGGCGGCCCATGACGACCACGACGGCCACGACCACGGCGCCCTGCCCGGCTGGGGTCGCATCGGCGCCGCGCTGGTGGCGGCCCTCGGGGCCGAACTGCTGCACCTGGCCGCGCCGGACACCGCCGTCTGGCACTACGGCGGCATGGCCCTGGCCGCGGCGGCCATCCTGCTGGCCGGGTTGGGCATCTACCGCAGCGGCTGGAAGTCGCTGCTGCGCGGGCAACTGGGCATCAGCGCGCTGATGGCCGTGGCCGTCACCGGCGCCTTCCTGATCGGCCAGTGGCCCGAGGCCGCCATGGTGATGGCGCTTTACGCGCTGGCCGAGCGCATCGAGGAACGCGCCGTGGGCCGCGCCCGCGACGCCATCGGCGCCCTGCTGGCCCTGAGCCCCGACGAGGCCGACATGCAGCAACCGGACGGCCAATGGCGCACCGTGGCCGCGGCCGAGGTGCCCGTGGACGCCATCGTGCGCGTGCGCCCCGGCGGCCGCGTCCCGCTGGACGGCGTGGTCACCGCCGGCCGCAGCGCCGTCGACGAATCCAGCGTGACCGGCGAGAGCCTGGCCGTGGACAAGGCGCCCGGCGACAAGCTGTACGCCGGCACGCTCAACGCCCAATCCGAGCTGGAACTGCGCGTGACCGCCGCCACCGGCCACACCACGCTGGACCGCATCATCCGCGCCGTGGAAGAGGCCCAGGGCGCCCGCGCGCCCACGCAGCGCTTCGTGGACCGCTTCGCGGCCGTCTACACGCCGGCCGTGTTCGTGCTGGCGCTCGGCGTGGCCGTGGGCGCGCCGTTGCTGCTGGGCTGGACATGGCTGGACGCCATCTACCGCGCACTGGTGCTGCTGGTCATCGCCTGCCCCTGCGCGCTGGTGCTGGCCACGCCCGTCACCGTGGTGAGCGGCCTGGCCGCGGCCGCGCGGCGCGGCATCCTCATCAAGGGCGGCAACTGGCTGGAGCTGGCCCGCGGCGTACGCGCCGTGGCCTTCGACAAGACCGGCACCGTCACGGCCGGCCGGCCCGTGCTGGTGGGGCAGCAAACGCTCGGCGACGACAGCGCCCGCGACGTGGCCGCCGCCCTGGCGGGCCGCTCGGACCACCCCGTGTCCCTGGCCATCGCCGCCGGCCTGGCCGCTCAGGACGCGGCCGCGCACGAGCCGCTCGCGGTGCAGGATTTCACCGCCCTGCCCGGCCGCGGCGTGCAGGCGCACGTCGGCGGCGGCCTCTGGTGGCTGGGCAACCGCCGCCTGATGCAGGAGCGCGGCCTGTGGAACGACACCGTGGAAGCGGCCGCCGCCCGGCACGAATCGCAGGGCCGCAGCGTGACCCTGCTGGCCGACACCACCGCCGTGCGCGCGCTTTACGCCGTGTCCGACACCCTGCGCCCGCAGGCCAGGGATGCCGTGGCCGACCTGCGCGCTTTAGGCATCGTGCCCGTCATGCTCACGGGCGACCACGCCGCCGCCGCCCAGGCCGCCGCGCGCGAGGCCGGCATCGACGAAGTGCAGGCCAGTCTGCTGCCCGAACAGAAGCTCGCCGCCATCGCCGCGCTGCAGCAAAAGCACGGCATGACCGCCATGGCCGGCGACGGCATCAACGACGCGCCCGCCCTGGCCAAGGCCGACATCGGCTTTGCCATGGGCGGCGCAGGCACTGACGTCGCCATGGAAACGGCCGACGTGGTCATCATGAACGACGACCTGCGCCGCGTGGCCGAGACGGTGCGCCTGTCGCGCCGCACGCATGCGGTGCTGATGCAGAACATCGCCCTGGCCCTGGGCATCAAGCTGGTGTTCTTCGGCCTGGCCCTGGCCGGGCAGGCCACCATGTGGATGGCCGTGTTCGCCGACATGGGCGCCAGCCTGCTGGTGGTGGGCAACGGGCTGCGCATGCTGCGGGCTGAGCGCCCGGAGGCGACGCTCTCAAAACAAGAGCATGCTGCGCCGGCCGCATAA
- a CDS encoding TonB-dependent receptor, which yields MRRSRSARPSATLSPLFLASVLACAAAHAQEGAASEARLTDVTVRAALEDATDLQLRRPVANGALGDRSALDTPYSSRVVTAETIEQTTPNKLGDVFFTDASVSDNSASVGAWASYLTVRGLELDWQNGYRIDGHPFISYVTVLPYEHMEQVELLKGATGFMYGFGAPGGLVNYVTKKPTAEPVRSVTLGVMSQRLWRGHADLGGRLGQDGQIGYRLNATREEGDTFNEGHLRRNALSLALDARLSRDLTWDFQALYQDRLSKDAEPTITTFGITGGRLPSPVDNDNGRMVGPGAYADNTFKYVSTGLKYQIAPDWQVRTAYSHSSTRTRRNESVLNLLDAAGNYSNDRSDYGESYQFNQLDAQVQGRLRTGGISHQIVAGASWQQQGNDYSSAGFYGPVGTGNLGTQNNLPYYSVGDFGSLGLYRAAETTQKTVYASDTVALNEQWSVLAGLRYTNYVQRSFSTSGAESSRYSQSGVLTPSLALMYRFAPQTMAYASYVEALEPGTAVTNLAYTNYGAVLDPLKSRQYELGVKTERAAWSATAAVFRIEKKAEYVNASNTLVQDGESTLQGVELGATARLGRPWRVGGSLMLLDPEYGRGNAYAGNRVVGAPKVVATAQVAYRVPQLPGLQLTAGVKHTGPTMLRPANDLRTDGFTLLNLGATYDTVVGGHDTTFRFALNNAADKRYWLYQYGNYVKAGDPRSFNLSATVRF from the coding sequence ATGCGCCGTTCCCGCTCTGCCCGTCCCTCCGCGACCCTTTCGCCCCTCTTCCTGGCCAGTGTGCTGGCCTGCGCTGCCGCACACGCACAGGAGGGCGCTGCATCGGAAGCCCGGCTGACCGATGTCACCGTGCGTGCCGCGCTGGAGGATGCCACCGACCTGCAACTGCGCCGCCCGGTCGCCAACGGTGCGCTGGGCGACCGCAGCGCGCTTGATACCCCGTATTCCAGCCGGGTGGTGACGGCCGAGACCATCGAGCAGACCACACCCAACAAGCTGGGCGACGTTTTCTTCACCGATGCTTCGGTGTCCGACAACAGCGCCAGCGTGGGCGCCTGGGCGAGCTACCTCACGGTGCGCGGCCTGGAGCTGGATTGGCAGAACGGCTACCGCATCGACGGCCATCCCTTCATCAGCTACGTGACGGTGCTGCCGTACGAGCACATGGAACAGGTCGAACTGCTCAAGGGCGCCACCGGCTTCATGTACGGGTTCGGTGCGCCGGGCGGGCTGGTGAATTACGTCACCAAGAAGCCCACCGCCGAGCCGGTGCGCAGCGTGACCCTGGGTGTCATGTCCCAGCGGCTGTGGCGCGGCCATGCCGACCTGGGCGGGCGCCTGGGCCAGGACGGCCAGATCGGCTACCGCCTGAACGCCACCCGCGAGGAGGGCGATACCTTCAACGAGGGCCATTTGCGCCGCAATGCGTTGTCGCTCGCACTGGACGCGCGCCTGAGCCGCGATCTGACCTGGGACTTTCAGGCGCTGTACCAGGACAGGCTGTCCAAGGACGCCGAGCCCACCATCACCACCTTCGGCATCACGGGCGGCCGCCTGCCCTCGCCCGTGGACAACGACAACGGCCGCATGGTCGGGCCCGGCGCCTACGCCGACAACACGTTCAAGTACGTCTCGACGGGCCTCAAATACCAGATCGCCCCCGACTGGCAGGTGCGCACGGCCTATAGCCACAGCAGCACGCGCACGCGCCGCAACGAATCGGTGCTAAATCTGCTGGACGCCGCCGGCAACTACAGCAACGACCGGTCCGACTACGGCGAGTCCTACCAGTTCAACCAGCTCGATGCCCAGGTGCAGGGCCGCTTGCGCACTGGCGGCATCAGCCACCAGATCGTCGCAGGCGCCAGCTGGCAGCAGCAGGGCAATGACTATTCGTCCGCGGGTTTCTATGGCCCGGTCGGCACCGGCAACCTGGGCACGCAGAACAACCTGCCGTACTACAGCGTGGGCGACTTCGGCAGCCTGGGTCTGTACCGCGCCGCCGAGACCACCCAGAAGACGGTGTATGCCAGCGACACCGTGGCGCTCAACGAACAATGGTCCGTGCTGGCCGGCCTGCGCTACACCAACTACGTGCAGCGCAGCTTCAGCACCAGCGGGGCAGAGTCCTCGCGCTACAGCCAGTCGGGGGTGCTGACGCCGTCCCTGGCCTTGATGTACCGGTTTGCGCCGCAGACGATGGCGTACGCCAGCTATGTGGAGGCGCTGGAACCGGGCACTGCCGTCACCAACCTTGCGTACACCAACTACGGCGCCGTGCTCGACCCGCTCAAGAGCCGGCAGTACGAACTGGGGGTGAAGACCGAACGCGCTGCCTGGTCCGCCACGGCCGCCGTGTTCCGCATCGAGAAGAAGGCGGAGTACGTCAATGCCAGCAACACGCTGGTGCAGGACGGCGAGTCCACCTTACAGGGGGTGGAGCTGGGCGCGACGGCCCGCCTGGGCCGTCCGTGGCGCGTGGGCGGCAGCCTGATGCTGCTGGATCCCGAATATGGCCGGGGCAATGCCTATGCCGGCAACCGCGTCGTGGGCGCGCCCAAGGTGGTGGCCACGGCGCAGGTGGCCTACCGCGTGCCCCAGCTGCCGGGGCTGCAGCTGACGGCCGGCGTCAAGCACACCGGCCCGACCATGCTGCGCCCCGCCAATGACCTGCGCACCGATGGTTTCACCCTGCTGAACCTGGGCGCCACCTACGACACGGTGGTGGGCGGCCACGACACCACCTTCCGCTTCGCCCTCAACAACGCGGCTGACAAGCGGTACTGGCTCTACCAGTACGGCAACTACGTCAAGGCGGGCGACCCGCGCAGCTTCAACCTCAGCGCCACCGTCCGGTTCTGA
- a CDS encoding YitT family protein codes for MSTSTSALPPAVPHSTVEDTLALFTGVLLISVGVAFFTSAGLLTGGTAGLAFLLHYATGISFGKLFFVLNLPFYWLAWRKMGRAFTFKTFLAILLLSVLTELQSRFLQINNLQPLYAAIAGGLITGTGFLVLFRHRCSLGGVGILALYLQDRYGWRAGKVQMGVDCCIVALALFTVQPMQVLWSIVGAVALNLVLAMNHRPGRYTAV; via the coding sequence ATGAGCACATCCACCTCTGCCCTGCCCCCCGCGGTTCCGCACAGCACCGTCGAAGACACGCTCGCCCTGTTCACCGGCGTGCTGCTGATCTCCGTCGGCGTGGCGTTCTTCACCAGCGCTGGCCTGCTCACGGGCGGCACGGCGGGCCTGGCCTTCCTGCTGCACTACGCCACGGGCATCAGCTTCGGCAAGCTGTTTTTCGTGCTCAACCTGCCGTTCTACTGGCTGGCCTGGCGCAAGATGGGGCGCGCCTTCACGTTCAAGACCTTCCTGGCGATCCTGCTGCTGTCGGTGCTGACCGAGCTGCAGAGCCGCTTCCTGCAGATCAACAACCTGCAGCCGCTGTACGCCGCCATCGCGGGCGGGCTGATCACCGGCACCGGCTTCCTGGTGCTGTTCCGCCACCGCTGCAGCCTCGGCGGCGTGGGCATCCTTGCGCTGTACCTGCAGGACCGCTACGGCTGGCGCGCCGGCAAGGTGCAGATGGGCGTGGATTGCTGCATCGTGGCGCTGGCCCTGTTCACCGTGCAGCCCATGCAGGTGCTGTGGTCCATCGTGGGCGCCGTGGCGCTCAACCTGGTGCTGGCCATGAACCACCGGCCGGGGCGCTACACAGCCGTCTGA